A single region of the Deltaproteobacteria bacterium genome encodes:
- the ilvN gene encoding acetolactate synthase 1 small subunit produces MSNIHTVLDVRVNNHPGVMSHVCGLFSRRAFNVEAILCLPMNGGDESRIWLLVVEDDRLEQMLRQMRKLQDVHDVRVMPDAVNVFDQLHKVMAG; encoded by the coding sequence ATGTCTAACATCCATACCGTGCTCGACGTGCGGGTGAACAACCATCCCGGCGTCATGTCCCATGTCTGCGGCCTGTTTTCGCGCCGCGCCTTCAACGTCGAGGCCATCCTCTGTCTGCCCATGAACGGCGGGGACGAAAGCCGGATCTGGCTTCTGGTTGTCGAGGACGATCGCCTGGAGCAGATGCTGCGCCAGATGCGCAAGCTCCAGGACGTGCACGACGTGCGCGTCATGCCGGACGCGGTCAATGTTTTCGATCAGTTGCACAAAGTGATGGCAGGGTAG